One region of Natronorubrum aibiense genomic DNA includes:
- a CDS encoding COG1361 S-layer family protein, with protein MMDMTRRIPIFFAGIVIASMLIAPMGMVGALAQDGTVTQSSGAETGLTRGEPELDVWAEEDEVTPGSDNPLEITVLNDGDLKTGGQTNTVLTARGVTVEVEDAGPFEATSGKTSLGPISDGTTVTAPLELEVPEDIEPGTYDVEVDVKYSYTNRVASDGDHQRLTKSETHDITVEVPDEPRFELSNIKTNVEPGATGDAVVNVENTGTQRANDTRMTLTGSGGVMIDGGASENHIGDLEPGESTTTTVNVAMDESTNSGNKSIEGSFTYDDEKGIERNAPADRATLIPGSEQEFSIHNIADTLAVGYDGDVSGEVRNDGPRTIDDAVLVAEPMSDSLSIGDTRYALPELKPGETAKFNYPTDVSGDADPGDRQFRFTVEYTGSSDSTLEDGPHSERVTVADYTDEFSITDTSASVQQGESSEIVLEITNERPETLSNIDAMLYDDSPLSAENDEAFVDELKPGESAEIRFEISATDDASIEDHPIELDFEYNTERGDTVLSDTYQYPISVEESQDNGGGFPSWATIGFPFLTVTGIGATLWLRRR; from the coding sequence ATGATGGACATGACTCGTCGAATCCCGATTTTTTTCGCTGGTATCGTTATCGCCAGTATGCTTATAGCTCCGATGGGGATGGTTGGTGCCTTAGCCCAAGACGGAACTGTGACACAAAGTAGTGGGGCTGAGACTGGCCTTACACGTGGCGAACCAGAGTTGGATGTCTGGGCTGAAGAAGATGAAGTGACTCCCGGCAGTGACAATCCCCTAGAGATCACGGTGCTAAACGATGGAGATCTGAAAACGGGAGGGCAAACTAATACGGTCCTCACTGCACGCGGAGTAACCGTCGAGGTCGAGGATGCAGGGCCGTTCGAGGCAACATCTGGCAAGACCAGTCTTGGTCCAATCAGTGATGGAACAACCGTGACAGCTCCGCTCGAACTTGAAGTACCTGAGGATATCGAGCCCGGTACGTACGACGTTGAAGTGGACGTCAAGTACTCCTATACAAATCGGGTTGCAAGTGACGGTGACCACCAACGGCTTACTAAGAGCGAAACGCACGACATTACGGTCGAAGTGCCTGATGAACCGCGATTTGAACTGTCGAATATTAAAACGAACGTGGAACCAGGAGCTACCGGTGATGCAGTAGTCAACGTCGAAAATACAGGGACTCAGCGAGCAAACGACACGCGTATGACTCTTACTGGAAGTGGTGGTGTGATGATCGATGGCGGAGCAAGCGAAAACCACATTGGTGATCTCGAGCCCGGTGAGTCAACAACAACAACGGTTAACGTCGCAATGGACGAATCGACCAACTCGGGTAACAAATCAATCGAAGGTTCGTTCACCTACGACGACGAGAAGGGTATCGAACGCAATGCACCCGCTGATCGAGCAACGCTGATACCGGGTAGCGAACAGGAGTTCTCGATCCACAATATCGCCGACACTCTCGCAGTCGGGTACGATGGGGATGTCTCAGGAGAAGTGCGAAACGATGGGCCGCGAACAATAGACGACGCAGTACTCGTGGCAGAACCGATGAGTGACTCACTCTCTATCGGAGACACTCGGTACGCACTTCCAGAATTGAAACCAGGTGAGACAGCCAAGTTCAATTACCCCACAGACGTCTCTGGCGACGCAGACCCGGGTGACCGGCAGTTCCGATTTACGGTCGAATACACTGGGAGTAGCGATTCAACGCTTGAGGACGGCCCTCACTCTGAACGAGTGACAGTCGCCGACTATACAGACGAATTCTCGATTACCGATACCAGCGCATCAGTTCAACAGGGTGAATCGAGCGAGATTGTCCTCGAGATTACGAACGAGCGACCGGAAACGCTGTCAAACATCGATGCGATGCTCTACGATGATTCACCCCTCTCAGCTGAAAATGACGAGGCATTCGTCGACGAACTCAAACCAGGCGAATCCGCAGAGATTCGATTCGAAATTTCGGCCACAGATGATGCCTCTATTGAAGATCACCCGATTGAACTTGACTTCGAATATAATACCGAACGCGGTGACACCGTCCTCTCGGATACCTATCAGTATCCGATTAGTGTTGAAGAGTCGCAGGATAATGGCGGTGGTTTCCCGTCGTGGGCTACTATCGGATTCCCATTTCTCACTGTGACCGGCATTGGAGCCACGCTCTGGCTGCGTCGACGCTAA
- a CDS encoding TetR/AcrR family transcriptional regulator — protein sequence MNEDPLEFVDPETTQDEILIATYRALSKYGYAELTISKIGDEFDKSPSLIYHHYEDKEALIFDCLEFMLEHFEASLVETTIEDPNEALINFLEVGMCLGPDEPDQLIRTLTQLRARASHNDFYEHFSRSDRVFQDHLEMIISEGIEEGKFQDCDPEQVATMLFTTLTGILYRRTTSDIEGGIAPLRTELTHYLESRLGINSEVEIDSNKGFYTK from the coding sequence ATGAATGAGGATCCGCTTGAGTTCGTCGATCCTGAAACAACACAAGACGAAATCCTCATTGCGACCTATCGGGCGCTGTCGAAATATGGCTATGCCGAGTTGACGATTTCGAAAATCGGCGATGAATTCGACAAAAGCCCTTCACTAATCTACCACCACTACGAGGACAAGGAGGCGCTTATCTTCGACTGTCTTGAATTCATGCTCGAACATTTTGAAGCGTCACTGGTCGAGACTACTATCGAAGATCCGAACGAAGCGTTGATCAACTTTCTTGAGGTTGGAATGTGTCTTGGACCTGATGAACCAGACCAGTTGATCCGGACACTAACTCAACTCCGTGCCCGTGCAAGCCACAACGACTTTTACGAACACTTTTCACGCAGTGATCGTGTCTTTCAGGATCATCTCGAGATGATTATCAGCGAAGGTATCGAGGAAGGTAAATTCCAGGATTGCGATCCCGAACAGGTTGCAACAATGCTTTTTACGACACTCACAGGGATCCTCTATCGACGGACAACAAGCGATATCGAAGGAGGGATTGCTCCGCTTCGGACAGAACTGACACACTATCTCGAGAGTCGATTGGGAATTAACAGCGAAGTTGAGATCGACTCCAACAAAGGGTTCTATACCAAATAA
- a CDS encoding efflux RND transporter permease subunit, which produces MRGLDQLIKYGRATFGNGGDRLSTDRIATAITEQPWRVVLVFLLITGLFAGGLAGGGQEAGTDQFTENLEEQQALDDMEEDFGLEGRPESGSVATLFVSDERNVLSKTSLLRMIEFQDRVENKDDLRVESTTSPASLIAQQLDPEADSPDDYERAIEQATTRELEKAIVNADEVSGIPVSTDFTRESGEAKVAQIAVTYDTPPSADDDDKAALQTETAELTNKIDGYERGENVDVFGDAIINNENQQLLSDTSIVVFPAAILLILVFLLIAYRDPVDLALGLFALLMTMIWTFGFMGYAGIPFSESFVVVFALLLAVGIDFGIHSINRYREERSRGVDITDAMTITTGQLSGAFLIATLTTAIGFGANLTSSIGQLRDFGLVSAIGILFTMLIFGIFLPAGKVGTDQLRERFGIPMFGTTPLGNEDSILGRILAIGPRLARIAPAVVLISALIFGAGAASYGTGVDTEFSQEAFFPNEDRLEQYEQLPEPLAPGEYTFMAVLDHQEEDFDQGFISSVTVYVDDHDIRSASGIRDLDRAHDNPPDALKQDHRRAEADSLVTVMEEQAATNPEFKTTLDQADSNGDGLPERDVDQVYDELLEDGDAEEYVTSDRSATRLVFQVDKDADETEATNAAKEVAADMQMDASATGELVVFNAVTDRITSSAITGLVISLALTAILLMVAYWWLEGRAVYGVINLVPVIITVAAIAGSMRYFDIALSAFNAPILSVSIGLGVDYTVHFMHRFVDEFEAGRDAHDALEVTVRGTGGALTGSMLTTVGGLGVLALALIPLIAEFGILLALSVFYAYAASILILPSTIIVWDRLDKWFHSQNLAYGWQ; this is translated from the coding sequence ATGCGAGGACTCGATCAACTCATCAAGTACGGGCGAGCCACTTTCGGTAACGGTGGAGATCGTCTCTCTACCGACCGGATAGCCACAGCTATCACCGAACAACCCTGGCGAGTCGTATTGGTTTTTCTCCTTATTACGGGGCTGTTCGCAGGCGGGTTAGCTGGTGGTGGACAAGAAGCAGGAACAGACCAGTTCACAGAGAATCTGGAAGAGCAACAAGCGCTCGATGACATGGAGGAGGACTTCGGACTCGAGGGTCGTCCCGAAAGTGGATCAGTAGCCACTTTGTTCGTAAGCGACGAACGAAATGTTCTTTCGAAGACGAGCCTCCTGCGTATGATCGAATTTCAGGATCGAGTCGAAAATAAGGACGACCTCCGTGTCGAGTCGACGACGAGCCCAGCATCGCTTATTGCACAGCAACTTGACCCCGAGGCCGACTCGCCTGACGACTATGAGCGTGCTATCGAACAGGCTACCACCCGGGAACTGGAGAAAGCGATCGTCAATGCGGACGAAGTCAGTGGTATCCCAGTGAGTACTGACTTCACGCGGGAATCTGGCGAGGCGAAAGTCGCGCAGATTGCAGTGACCTACGATACGCCACCATCTGCTGATGATGACGACAAAGCGGCGTTACAGACTGAAACTGCGGAACTCACAAACAAAATCGACGGTTACGAACGAGGGGAGAACGTCGATGTCTTCGGAGACGCGATCATCAATAACGAAAATCAGCAACTGCTCAGTGACACGTCCATCGTGGTCTTCCCAGCAGCAATACTGCTGATTTTGGTTTTCCTCCTCATTGCCTATCGTGATCCGGTTGACCTTGCACTTGGATTATTCGCGCTTCTCATGACGATGATTTGGACGTTTGGCTTCATGGGGTATGCTGGGATCCCGTTCTCGGAGTCGTTTGTCGTGGTGTTCGCCCTATTACTGGCTGTTGGAATCGATTTTGGCATTCACAGTATCAATCGCTATCGGGAAGAGCGATCTCGTGGGGTAGACATTACCGATGCGATGACGATTACAACAGGCCAACTTTCCGGTGCCTTCTTGATTGCAACACTTACAACAGCGATCGGCTTTGGGGCGAACCTAACGAGTTCAATTGGCCAATTGCGAGATTTCGGCCTTGTTTCCGCGATTGGCATCCTGTTTACGATGCTGATCTTTGGGATTTTCCTCCCTGCAGGAAAAGTCGGGACAGATCAGCTGCGCGAACGGTTTGGAATCCCTATGTTTGGGACAACCCCACTCGGAAATGAAGACTCTATTCTCGGACGGATCCTTGCGATCGGTCCAAGACTAGCGCGGATCGCTCCCGCGGTTGTTCTTATCAGTGCACTAATATTCGGCGCAGGTGCGGCTAGTTACGGGACTGGTGTCGATACGGAATTCTCTCAGGAGGCGTTTTTCCCGAACGAAGACCGTCTTGAGCAATATGAGCAACTTCCAGAGCCCCTCGCACCTGGTGAGTACACGTTCATGGCAGTGCTTGACCACCAAGAGGAAGACTTTGATCAAGGATTCATAAGTTCTGTGACAGTCTACGTCGATGATCATGATATACGTTCAGCTAGCGGTATCCGCGATCTGGATCGCGCGCATGATAACCCACCAGATGCGCTTAAACAAGATCACCGACGTGCTGAGGCCGATAGCTTGGTTACCGTTATGGAAGAACAGGCTGCAACAAATCCAGAGTTCAAAACGACACTTGATCAAGCTGATTCAAACGGAGATGGACTCCCAGAGCGTGACGTCGACCAAGTGTATGATGAACTGTTAGAGGATGGAGATGCAGAAGAATACGTTACGAGTGATCGGAGTGCAACTCGTCTCGTGTTCCAAGTGGACAAAGACGCTGACGAAACGGAAGCAACAAACGCTGCTAAGGAAGTCGCAGCGGATATGCAGATGGATGCCTCAGCGACGGGTGAACTTGTCGTCTTTAATGCTGTTACCGATCGTATAACTAGTTCAGCAATCACTGGTCTCGTGATTTCGCTTGCTCTCACGGCAATCCTCCTAATGGTCGCCTACTGGTGGCTTGAGGGACGTGCTGTCTATGGCGTGATCAATCTCGTTCCAGTCATAATCACAGTGGCCGCTATTGCAGGATCGATGCGCTATTTCGATATTGCACTGTCGGCGTTCAATGCACCAATCCTCTCTGTCTCGATTGGACTGGGCGTAGACTACACGGTACACTTCATGCACCGATTTGTTGATGAGTTCGAAGCTGGCCGAGACGCACACGACGCTCTCGAGGTCACTGTTCGTGGAACTGGCGGTGCACTCACCGGGAGCATGTTAACGACGGTTGGTGGACTAGGAGTTCTCGCGTTGGCGCTGATTCCGCTCATCGCAGAATTTGGGATCTTGCTTGCGCTAAGTGTCTTCTATGCGTATGCAGCGTCGATCTTGATCCTTCCCTCGACGATCATCGTCTGGGATCGCCTTGATAAGTGGTTCCATTCGCAGAATCTAGCTTACGGATGGCAGTGA
- a CDS encoding helix-turn-helix domain-containing protein translates to MTVSKNDLRLPADALILYCLYCCGQGTSISIADMISRNERDVSQRISKLSELGLVTGVDSPTEPVTLSTPDGVDAAEKFVAYLFPDQRHKIEQMMAYSVTWN, encoded by the coding sequence ATGACTGTCTCAAAAAACGATCTACGGCTACCAGCAGATGCGCTCATTCTCTATTGCCTATATTGTTGCGGGCAAGGAACGAGTATAAGCATTGCTGACATGATTTCGCGAAATGAGAGAGACGTTTCACAGCGTATTTCGAAACTTTCCGAATTAGGTTTAGTTACTGGTGTGGATTCTCCCACGGAGCCGGTGACACTCTCCACACCTGATGGTGTTGATGCCGCTGAGAAGTTCGTCGCTTATCTTTTTCCAGATCAGCGCCACAAGATCGAGCAGATGATGGCCTATTCAGTCACCTGGAATTGA